Part of the Lolium rigidum isolate FL_2022 chromosome 6, APGP_CSIRO_Lrig_0.1, whole genome shotgun sequence genome, GGAGGTACATACACGGTTGCCACCTTCTACGTTTTGGAGTTACTCAAATTGCTCGGTAGAAATTCACATGTTCTTTGTCATGGACAGAGGAGGATACGATGGATGACTGGGATCAGGAGACCCTTGAGAAGGTTATCCAGTCCAAAAATGCAGAGTACCAGCAGAACAAACCTACTGATATTGTATGCACTATTCTGAAACTTTTATGCACGCATTTTTAAGCATTTCTCACTATTTGACATGCCACTTTCTAGTTTCATTTTGTTTCCTAAGAATAATATGCTTGTTTGAAAAGGCTAATATTCCTGTCAGGAGATAATATACTAGTTCCATTTTCCTGTGTGTATTATCTCTTCAGTTCATATCTTGCGCTCTTATAACGATGGGACACGGTTACTGTGTGACCAATGGTTAGGTTAGCCGCACCTAAAATATAGCCCAATGGGCCAGATGGTTAACTGTAAAACGATTTAGGTTCTTTAGGTTTGATCCCCTTTTACCAATGGTCATGCTGCCACCACATGTACCTTGAGCGCCGCCTGCCTGCTTCCACTACGCTGACGAGCCACCCGCTTGCCCGTAGTCCATCTCCCACATTTCCGTACACCATCTCCTTCCTTTGGGACGGCTCACCGGCAGCCTACCCAGCGGCGACTTCACTGGCAGGTGGTGGTGCTGGCTTACTTCATGCCGGCGTCCCGGTGCTCCTCCATCGGCCCATCGGCTTACCTCCTTCTGTCGCCCCGGTGCTCCTCCATCGGTGCTCCTTTGACCTCGATGCCTTCCTACAGGAAAAGTTCTGTCAAGTAGTAGGCACTTCTCCGGCCGTCCTTCCTGACACCGACAACACCACTCGAGCTAAAGGTTCTCCATTAGCTAGTACTAAGATTTATGGATGCATACATTAATTCCGTCTTATTTCATTTGTACAGTACGATTTAGGGTGCGTACTGTGCGTGTAGAGGAAGATTCTGCTAGTCCGTGATGTTGTTCCTGCTTTTTAGAGTTTAATCTGTTCCATCTTGTTGTTTTATGATGTATAATGCACATTGTAAATTGAGCTAATTCAAGTATTGAATTGAATTATACGGTTCAGTTGACATAATTATATTGCTATGTCCCCATGGATTGTCGCTAGCTCTCTGGATTTCACTTAGTTCGGAGCAAACAGGTTTAGAACTTCAGATTTTACAGCTACTGAGTATGATGGCATTGGCCAGTAAATTCTAGTCAGGGTTTTTCCTGTCAAGAACAAAATATCTATTTTCTATACTTGTGAATTGTTAGTTTCCTTTAGCAGAGTCTTGCTGAGATTTCCAAGTCTTTGTCGTCGTTGCATGAGGCTAAAGATGGTTCAAACCTTAATAACCAATGGTTATCCATTCCTAACCCAAATAACATAATGGTTAACCCATTTTGCTCATTCATAAAAATGGTTAAATGGGTTCGAGTCCGGAACATAAATGGTTAACCGAGTCTCATCATGACGCTCTTATATTTTTTGAGGAAGAATGTATGGATTTGAAATGGAAAAGCAGTAATGTTTTTTTACACATATTTAATCTCGTGTTTTCATGTGATTTGAATATGCCATGTTCTGCCTTATGTGGTTTCCAGTTTTTGTAAGCTGAATGCAGATGCAATTTCTTTTAGGCAAGCACATCAAGTAGTTCTCTGTAGTGCTTAGGTGCAACTGGTATATCCTTTGTTGCAACTGATTGGATTGATATTGTCTAATTTATCAGCATGTCGGAACTTCTCTAGGTCACAATGCTGTTAAGAATTTTTTTATTATCAAGGGTTCTGAGTGGAGTTATGCATGTTACATTAGCTATACACTGTCAGAATCTGTAGAGGGCAAAACATTACCCTGTAGTAATTATGCACACTAGTTACAAAATTCATTAACAGGTTCCGTTAGTCGTGGATAATGGATTTACTCATGGAATAACAATTCATGGTCACTGCTAATTTGCCATTTTTCATTGTGATTGCCCTTGTAACCCTGTTGAATGATGACATATCAGTGTCTTCTCTCTATGTTTCCTGTTCAATTTGCTTAACTTGGttgttaacttgtaatgtcttactATATATTTAAAAGATAACTCGTAGCCTCATATCACCATCCTGAGTTAAAACGAAAATACTGTGCTAAGTGCTAACTGCAAAACAAAACACCACTTGCTTTcctatttgtccaattccgatcCACTAATCGGCATGTAATACCAGGTGAAATTAGGAAAACTATCTTTGTTTTCTAACCTGCCAGACTATTGTTTTAAATAGGATTTCAGTTTTGATAACTATTTTGTACTGTAGGtttgcaagcactttcttgatgcTGTGGAGAAGAAACAGTACGGGTGGTTTTGGGTATGCCCAAATGGTGGCAAAGAGTGCCGCTACAGGCACGCCCTTCCTCCTGGTTATGTACTTAAGTCCCAGATGAAGGCCTTACTAGAGGAAGAGAGTCAGAAGGTCGCAATTGAAGATGAGATCGAAGATCAGGTAAATGGAAGATCAGTAGAAATCCTTCATCTCGGAAACAGTGAAACACATTATTCTTTTTCTACTGTCTACATAAATATTTGTTGGCATTGCATGACATCCTCTCTTGCTTGTTCATCTAACAGCGCAAAAAGGTTCAAACCACGACCCCTATGACTACAGAATTGTTTATGGAATGGAAGAGGAGAAAGGCAGAAGAAAAAGAGGCTGGACTGGCTGCCTTGAGGGCAGATAGGGCTAAGAATGATCGTATGAGGTAACCTTATTTTCTTATAGTTACATGGTATGAGCTCTGGTGGTACTTAAATGTGACTTGCTTGTTCTTGTATCCAGTGGTCGCGAGTTGTTCATGGCCGATGCAAGTGTGTTTATTGATGATGCTGAAGCATATGAAGTTTATGAAAGACGTGAAGAGCCGCAAGCTAGTCAAGAACAGGTAAAACTTTCCCTCCACTAATTTAACTCTTTATTCACTAGTGTCAGTATCAGAGTACTGATACTGTCATATTCTAGCAAGTTCAGATTGTGAGAGCAAAAAGGTGCTTGACCCCTAAAACAAGAaaactactacctctgtccataaaagtaTGCATGTAGCAGACGTGTTTTAGcgtgtagatacatgcaaatttagacaaagttgagacatccttttatgaacagagggagtatgattTAGAATAGGGATAGCCACACCCACTTAGATTTGTATGGAATGCCCAAAAAGCTACAAGAATAGTTCCCTAGAAGTAGGAGGAGAATTCCATCTATTATGATGATTGCCAAAATTTATTACACGGGTATCTTTTACAGAACTTGACTCTGGCTTAGGCCTTCCCTAATCTACTAGGACTCCTCTAGCCTAGCAATCATATCACAGTCAAAGTAGATTCTGTTTCCATCCCTCGTGTACATATGCTCTCTTCAGCAGTTGCTTGGCTGACCTGCTAGCAGCCCCCTCCCCTCCCTGAAAAATAGTTCAAAAGGCCATACACTTCATGTTTTCAAAGAGACTAAACGAAGAAAATAGGAAGCACCACCTTTTCTCGTGCCTGTGTGTGATCTAACCTTTTGTTGGCTAGGAATTTGAAATGCCTAAAACATAATTTGCGTACTGACCTAAGCTTGCTTTGCCAAACTTTTGGTGAAGGTTTTACTTGCCTGTAGATGGCCAATATTGGCAAGAAAGATGAACTATGTGTTATTTTATTCCTAAAGTATTGCTAGTTTAGAGAGATTTTATTTCTCAATACGGTGAATGGCCAGTGCCTGATTCAGCTTGTATACTAGCATGGAGTTTGACATAGGAGAATCAAGTGCAGGCTGGTTGGCACAAAATGTTTATATTGATGATTTATGTTCTGAACCTCCTTCTGCAGGGCAAGAAAAGTCAGGATGAGGGTCCAAGCTCATCAACCTCTAATGGCAAGGAGGGCGATGAGGAGCTAGATGACGAAGAtatggatgacgatgatgacctaGACCTTGATGAATTAAATGAACTGGAAGCAAGCCTGTCGAGAACTTCCATTCAAATTCGAGAACCAGGCGAGGGGACATCATCTTGAACAGGGAAGTAGCATGGATGGTCATATTGAGAAGTCAGCGCTCCATTTTTGCGCTCCAGATCGACCTAGTTGCTTTAGGAACACAAGGGTGGAGCATAGATGCAAGCGGACCCTAGTTTTAAGAGACTATATGATCATCATCTGTTTTTGAGGGAGCAATATGATTAATTGGTGATGCCCAGTAGTGTTACGACACATGACAATCGATGTTTCCTGTGTTCCCAGTTGTGTTGTTGTCTTTGCAGGAGTTATTTTGCTACTTGTGAATAACAGCACCAAAGTTTTTTCTTGCCTTGTGCAAACCTAAAAGATAAAACTTTGATGCGAACCTATTTTATGTGGTGCCCCCTTTTATATTCTTTGTCAATGTTAGATCACATGAGGATGAGGCATCAAGGACCAGCATATGTTCCTCTTGTTCACTGGTTTCTGCGTTGTTCCTCTCGAATTATTCCTCTCGAATTTTTCTATCGTCCTAGATAGACATGATTGTCGGCCATGAACAAAGCGAATGCTGCTTTTCCTAACTTTTGTGCGGTTGCAGTTGCACAGATAACTTCCGTCACGAATGTAGCAACCTCAACACAAGCCAAACCATCTGCGCTTAAAAGGACCAGGGTTGTTTACAAGCATCATACGCCCATAGACACACACACAAACAGTATCTTCGGCTTCTCATTTCTTCTTGGCAGCGGGGCCGCGACAATCTTTTTACCAATGGCTTCTTTCGCGGCAGCCATCGGGAAACCCGCTGCCACGAAATGACAATGTGAAGGAGGCCGTGGCTAAAAAGATTGTCGCGGCCACCGCGTGGATCGGTGGGTGCTCGTCTGCTACCTggttagcggcggcggcggcggcggcaagagaTTAGCCGGGGCAAAGAACTGCCCGCGCCCCCTCGCTCCTCGCTCGCTCTGTCTCGTGCTTGCTCTCCCCGCTCCTCGCCTCgcatcccgccgccgcgcgcTAGCCTCCTCCCCACCTACGTCGCCGCCTGTCACCGCCCCCTGCGCTCCCGCCACGCGGGTCAAGTCCAAGACCCTTGGACAACTGC contains:
- the LOC124667388 gene encoding zinc finger CCCH domain-containing protein 11; this encodes MPPKKAPAKADLAKKQKVVEDKTFGLKNKNKSKAVQKYVQQISQSGQVKPDAAKTAAKKKKEEEKAREKELNDLFKVAVSQPKVPVGVDPKSILCEFFKAGQCVKGFKCKFSHDLNVQRKGEKIDIYSDKRDGEEDTMDDWDQETLEKVIQSKNAEYQQNKPTDIVCKHFLDAVEKKQYGWFWVCPNGGKECRYRHALPPGYVLKSQMKALLEEESQKVAIEDEIEDQRKKVQTTTPMTTELFMEWKRRKAEEKEAGLAALRADRAKNDRMSGRELFMADASVFIDDAEAYEVYERREEPQASQEQGKKSQDEGPSSSTSNGKEGDEELDDEDMDDDDDLDLDELNELEASLSRTSIQIREPGEGTSS